The DNA region GGAGGCACCCTGCCCGCGAACTGGCCGCCCGGCTGGACGTTTCGCGCCGTGCCGGTGCAGGAGGGGCCGGTGCGGGAGGAGGGGGAGGTGGGCCGGCTCGAGCGGGGCGAGGGGCGCGTCTACTTGCTGCGCGGCCGCTTCGCGGACGTCCTGGCCTCGAGCGACCTGGTCCTGGGCACGGCCGGCACCGCCAACGAGCAGGCCGCCTCGCTGGGCCTGCCGGTGCTGGCCTTCGCGGTGCCGCCGCTCTACACGGCCAGCTATCTGCGCAACCAGCGGCGCCTCCTCGGCCGGGCCCTGAGCCTGGCCGCGCCGGAGCCCGCGGCCATCGCCACGGCCCTGAGGAGCTTGTGGGAGGACCAGGAGCGCTACGAGCAGGCCGCCGCCGACGGCCGCGAGCGGATGGGACGGCCGGGCGGCGCCCAGGCCATCGCCGCCGACCTGGTGAAACGGCTGGGCTGATATGCCTGGGCTTGGGCTGACATGGCTGGGCTGAGTGGGTTACTCGCGCGCCAACTCTTGGCGCCACGCGCGTAGTTGCCGCGCGCGGAGGAGCCTGGGGTGCTCCTCTCGAGGGGCGGCTGAAACCGCAGGGTAAGTCGCGAGCCACCAGACAGACAGCTAACAGACAGCATGTCTCGTCGTCATATCCTACTAAAGCACTCAAGATTTTGTTATAGTGAAAAGCGTGCGCTCAGGCGCCTTTTCCTATGTCTACGCTCATGCCTACGCCCAGCCTATCCGCTCCACGCTCAGCCGCCGCACCGAGCCCGCGGAGCCAGACCCCGGAGAGGCCCGAGGTGGTGGTGCGGCTCGAGGGCCTCAGCAAGGCTTACGGCGACCTCGGCAACCCCGCGGTGGAAGACTTCAGCCTGTCGGTCCACCGCGGCGAGATCATCGCGCTTCTGGGTCCGAGCGGCTGCGGCAAGACGACGCTCCTGCGCACCATCGCCGGCTTCGAGTCGCCCGACGGCGGCCGCATCGTCATAGCCGGGCGCGAGGTGGCGAGTGCGCGGCGGGGCCTCCAGCCGGAAAGGCGCAAGATCGGCTTCGTCTTTCAGGACTACGCGCTCTTTCCGCACCTGGACGTGACGCAGAATGTGGCCTTCGGGCTCTCACGGCTACCGCGCAGGGCTCGAGCCGAGCGCACCCAAGAGGTCCTCGACCTCGTCGGCCTGAAGATCTTCAGCCGCCGCTACCCGCACCAGCTTTCAGGCGGACAGCAGCAGCGCGTGGCTCTGGCCAGGGCGCTCGCGCCCGAGCCCGCCGTCATCTTGCTCGACGAGCCCTTCAGCAACTTAGACGCCGCGCTGCGCGGCAGCACCCGCGAGGAGGTGCGGCGCATCCTCAAGAGGAGCGGCGCCACCACCATCTTCGTCACCCACGACCAGGAAGAGGCGATGACCTTCGCCGACCGGATCGCGGTCATGCGCATGGGGCACTTGGAGCAGGTCGGCCTGCCCGAGACGGTCTACCTGAGGCCGCGCACCGCCTTCGTGGCGAGCTTCTTGGGCACCACCAACCTGATTCGCGGCGTCGGCCGCGGCGGCGTGGCCGAGACCCTGCTCGGACCCCTGCCGGTGACTCAGCCCTCCGAGGGCGGCGTCCTGCTGTCGCTGCGACCCGAAGACCTCGCCTTCGACGACCGTCACGGCGTGGCGGTGCGGGTCGAGAGCCGCGACTTCAAGGGCCACGACCTCACCTACGGCTGCCGCTCGCTGGGCGGCGAGGCGCAGCAGCTCTTCATCGTCCAGACCGGCCCCAACTGTCCGGTGCAGGTGGGCGACGAG from Deinococcota bacterium includes:
- a CDS encoding lipid-A-disaccharide synthase, translated to GGTLPANWPPGWTFRAVPVQEGPVREEGEVGRLERGEGRVYLLRGRFADVLASSDLVLGTAGTANEQAASLGLPVLAFAVPPLYTASYLRNQRRLLGRALSLAAPEPAAIATALRSLWEDQERYEQAAADGRERMGRPGGAQAIAADLVKRLG
- a CDS encoding ABC transporter ATP-binding protein; the encoded protein is MSTLMPTPSLSAPRSAAAPSPRSQTPERPEVVVRLEGLSKAYGDLGNPAVEDFSLSVHRGEIIALLGPSGCGKTTLLRTIAGFESPDGGRIVIAGREVASARRGLQPERRKIGFVFQDYALFPHLDVTQNVAFGLSRLPRRARAERTQEVLDLVGLKIFSRRYPHQLSGGQQQRVALARALAPEPAVILLDEPFSNLDAALRGSTREEVRRILKRSGATTIFVTHDQEEAMTFADRIAVMRMGHLEQVGLPETVYLRPRTAFVASFLGTTNLIRGVGRGGVAETLLGPLPVTQPSEGGVLLSLRPEDLAFDDRHGVAVRVESRDFKGHDLTYGCRSLGGEAQQLFIVQTGPNCPVQVGDETYLMSTGPAVPLAGSSASPV